From one Halothece sp. PCC 7418 genomic stretch:
- a CDS encoding bifunctional heptose 7-phosphate kinase/heptose 1-phosphate adenyltransferase, with translation MTEFFTQLEAHSQRLFNLLAAFEQPSILVVGDLALDEFVSGGVERLSREAPVLILRHEKTVQIPGGGGNAVYNLAKLGAKVKVAGLIGDDPQGTALKEIFADAGIDTTGMIPERDRATVTKTRISGHARQSVTQQIVRLDRKSDVSPSQQSLSQIADFVKQSIKKVDAVVCSDYGDGVLSLPVITSALSHHCTVVDAQKDLSRYQGATLFTPNLPEAEAAVGYSISNEDLLDQAGNDLLQLTQAQYILMTRGEQGMSLFSNTGEVHHIPPFNRTDVFDVTGAGDTVVAALTLSLCAGGTPWEAAVLGNLAASIVVRQFGTATTNVEEMKLGLQTLLDDPSLLD, from the coding sequence TTTTTACACAATTAGAGGCGCACTCCCAACGGTTATTTAATTTGTTAGCTGCATTTGAGCAACCTTCGATTCTGGTGGTGGGAGATTTGGCGTTAGATGAGTTTGTCAGTGGAGGGGTGGAACGTCTCTCTCGGGAAGCCCCTGTTTTAATTTTGCGCCATGAAAAAACCGTACAAATTCCAGGTGGTGGGGGCAATGCGGTTTATAATTTAGCTAAGCTCGGGGCAAAGGTGAAGGTTGCAGGTTTAATTGGAGATGACCCGCAAGGAACAGCCCTGAAAGAGATTTTTGCTGATGCTGGTATTGATACGACAGGAATGATCCCAGAGCGCGATCGCGCCACAGTGACTAAAACGCGCATTTCGGGTCATGCCCGTCAGTCGGTTACTCAGCAAATTGTTCGGCTCGATCGTAAATCTGACGTTTCCCCCAGTCAACAGTCTTTATCACAAATCGCCGATTTTGTCAAGCAGTCAATCAAAAAAGTTGATGCGGTGGTTTGTTCCGACTATGGCGACGGCGTTCTCAGTTTACCCGTCATTACGTCCGCCCTCTCCCATCATTGCACCGTTGTTGATGCCCAAAAAGACTTATCCCGTTATCAGGGGGCGACCTTATTCACCCCCAACCTTCCCGAAGCAGAAGCAGCCGTCGGCTATAGCATCAGCAACGAAGATTTACTCGATCAAGCAGGAAACGACCTCCTTCAGTTAACCCAAGCCCAATATATCCTCATGACTCGTGGGGAACAGGGAATGAGCCTGTTTAGCAACACGGGAGAGGTTCACCATATTCCTCCTTTTAACCGCACCGATGTTTTTGATGTCACAGGGGCGGGGGATACGGTTGTCGCAGCCCTTACCCTGAGTTTATGTGCAGGGGGAACGCCGTGGGAAGCAGCCGTGTTAGGAAATCTAGCTGCGAGTATTGTGGTTCGTCAGTTTGGAACAGCAACCACCAATGTGGAGGAAATGAAGCTGGGCTTACAAACGCTTTTAGATGATCCCAGCTTATTGGATTAG
- a CDS encoding sugar phosphate nucleotidyltransferase, translated as MKAMILAAGKGTRVRPITYTIPKPLIPILQKPVMEFLLELLRQHGFDEIMVNVSHLAHEIESYFRDGQRFGVDIAYSFEGRIVDGELVGEALGSAGGIRRIQDFNKFFDDTFVVLCGDALIDLDLTEALRQHKEKGAIATVITKDVPREKVSSYGVVVTDDNNRITAFQEKPSVDEALSTKINTGIYILEPEVIDYIPPDQVYDLGSDLFPKLVAKGAPFYAIPMDFQWVDIGKVPDYWHAIRGVLSGEIKNVEIPGKEVAPGVYTGLNVAVNWDKVDITGPVYIGGMTRIEDGATIIGPAMIGPNCWICSGATVKNSVIFEYSRLGPKVRLVDKLVFGRYCVDKTGTTIDVQAAALDWLITDSRQTPPKFELEEQEAIAQLLIGE; from the coding sequence ATGAAAGCCATGATTTTGGCAGCAGGGAAAGGAACTCGTGTCCGACCAATTACTTACACTATTCCAAAACCACTGATCCCGATTTTACAGAAGCCTGTGATGGAGTTTTTGTTAGAACTGTTACGCCAACATGGCTTTGATGAAATCATGGTGAATGTGAGCCATCTGGCCCACGAAATTGAAAGCTATTTTCGAGATGGTCAACGCTTTGGTGTCGATATTGCTTACTCCTTTGAAGGGCGCATTGTTGACGGGGAATTAGTGGGTGAAGCGTTGGGATCTGCGGGGGGGATTCGACGCATTCAAGATTTTAATAAGTTTTTTGATGATACCTTTGTTGTCCTTTGTGGAGATGCACTGATTGATTTAGATTTAACCGAAGCGCTACGGCAACATAAAGAAAAAGGCGCGATCGCGACGGTGATTACGAAAGATGTTCCCCGAGAGAAAGTTTCAAGTTATGGGGTCGTGGTCACCGATGATAATAATCGCATCACTGCTTTCCAAGAAAAACCGTCGGTAGATGAAGCCCTCAGCACCAAAATTAATACGGGGATTTATATTCTCGAACCGGAAGTGATTGACTATATTCCCCCTGATCAAGTGTATGACCTCGGTAGCGATTTATTCCCGAAACTGGTGGCAAAAGGTGCGCCATTTTACGCCATTCCTATGGATTTTCAATGGGTGGATATTGGAAAAGTTCCCGACTATTGGCACGCAATTCGTGGTGTTCTCTCTGGTGAAATAAAAAATGTGGAAATTCCAGGGAAAGAAGTTGCCCCTGGGGTTTATACAGGACTCAATGTTGCAGTAAATTGGGATAAGGTTGATATTACAGGCCCCGTTTATATTGGGGGGATGACCCGTATTGAAGATGGGGCGACGATTATTGGGCCAGCGATGATTGGCCCCAACTGCTGGATTTGTAGCGGGGCGACGGTGAAAAATAGTGTGATCTTTGAATATTCTCGCTTGGGTCCGAAAGTGCGTTTAGTGGATAAATTGGTCTTTGGACGCTATTGCGTGGATAAAACAGGAACAACCATTGATGTGCAAGCTGCTGCGTTAGATTGGTTGATTACAGACTCCCGACAAACACCGCCGAAGTTTGAACTAGAAGAACAAGAGGCGATCGCGCAACTCCTCATCGGTGAGTAA
- a CDS encoding segregation/condensation protein A — MNADASLAAGESPADSAITLLIDLAQRGEIDPWDVDVIKVVDRFLQDLEQQNQTHLPQSGQAFLWASMLVSLKADTLEALAETDEDGSEAEIPPAEEEKTRQHRLPQKLENHIRRRGSAPPPKRRRVTLSELITYLKELESQVEASPPPSQGKSRSASKRETAKMISHLAHNENLTELAVELEEFLWQEMSSLPPQQPWISLDHLSTRWERRQAEARLEELSEPMSERGNRVGIFWALLLLSAQSKVELSQEEFYQDLHLRFLVSENVDNPDRV, encoded by the coding sequence ATGAATGCTGATGCGAGTTTAGCTGCTGGGGAAAGTCCCGCCGATTCTGCGATTACCCTCTTAATTGACCTCGCCCAACGGGGAGAGATTGATCCTTGGGATGTGGATGTGATTAAGGTGGTTGATCGGTTTCTACAAGACCTAGAACAACAGAATCAAACGCACTTACCCCAATCAGGACAAGCCTTTCTTTGGGCTTCTATGTTAGTGTCTTTGAAAGCGGATACTTTGGAAGCACTAGCAGAAACCGATGAGGACGGATCAGAAGCAGAGATTCCACCCGCAGAGGAAGAGAAGACTCGCCAGCACCGACTTCCGCAAAAATTAGAAAACCATATTCGACGGCGAGGAAGTGCGCCTCCGCCAAAAAGACGACGGGTTACGCTTTCTGAGTTAATTACTTATCTCAAGGAATTAGAAAGTCAAGTTGAAGCCTCACCTCCTCCATCTCAGGGAAAATCTCGCTCTGCTTCTAAGCGAGAAACCGCAAAGATGATTTCTCATCTGGCACATAATGAAAACCTAACGGAACTTGCGGTGGAGTTAGAAGAGTTCTTATGGCAAGAAATGTCCAGTCTTCCTCCCCAACAACCTTGGATCAGTTTAGACCACCTTAGTACCCGTTGGGAGAGACGACAAGCAGAAGCCAGACTAGAGGAACTTTCCGAACCGATGAGTGAACGCGGAAATCGCGTGGGAATTTTTTGGGCTTTACTCTTACTGTCTGCACAATCTAAAGTGGAATTATCCCAAGAAGAATTTTATCAAGACTTACATTTGCGCTTTCTGGTCAGTGAAAATGTGGATAATCCCGATCGGGTGTAG
- a CDS encoding LapA family protein has protein sequence MRILNFVVIFASGLALVLFSIENTDLTTIQILPGYEVQAPLSIELILAMGIGATLAWLYSIWSRLTRQISTFGQKRALKKKEKEVESLSKDLENYKMQLEDQQKRLPQGEDPSDEKS, from the coding sequence ATGCGTATTCTGAATTTTGTGGTGATTTTCGCCAGTGGCTTAGCGTTAGTGCTATTTAGTATTGAAAATACCGATTTAACGACAATTCAAATTCTCCCAGGGTATGAAGTGCAAGCCCCTTTATCTATTGAATTGATTTTAGCGATGGGTATCGGCGCAACCTTAGCCTGGTTATATAGCATTTGGAGTCGTCTCACTCGTCAAATTTCTACCTTTGGTCAAAAACGAGCCCTAAAAAAGAAGGAAAAAGAAGTGGAAAGCCTGAGCAAAGATCTCGAAAACTATAAAATGCAGTTAGAAGATCAACAAAAACGCTTACCGCAAGGGGAAGATCCTTCTGATGAAAAATCATGA
- a CDS encoding AGE family epimerase/isomerase, whose product MSSAPFQQYRKRYEQELFDGVIPFWENYSPDWKHGGYFNCLDQDGTVYDTTKHIWLQGRQVWIFSKFYCDIEAKPEWLEMARLGANFLQKSAIQKDRRVYFSVTAEGNPIYQQRKIFSECFYIMALAEFSRASDQPPLLKEAKLELEKVWDWAYDWTQVGRPHYSGQTPAQSLAVPMILLNLIAEVAGEETTLYQREIEDCIRRLQLHIHPETKTVYETVTPEGNIIDSSEGRLLNPGHAIEAGWFLQHWAQHLQRQDLSETAINMIRWSYDRGWDKEYGGIYYFLDAQGYSPTPLEWFMKLWWVHCEALYGHLLNFSLTGEAADWEAFQQVDAYSFNHFRDPEYGEWFGYLDRAGNVTHRCKGAPYKGCFHVPRTLWLCWRLLQKIEKSPLKTR is encoded by the coding sequence ATGTCTTCCGCTCCCTTCCAACAATATCGCAAGCGATACGAACAAGAGTTGTTTGATGGTGTGATTCCGTTTTGGGAAAACTATTCTCCAGACTGGAAACATGGCGGTTATTTTAATTGTCTTGATCAAGATGGGACAGTCTATGACACAACCAAGCATATTTGGTTACAAGGGCGACAAGTTTGGATTTTTAGTAAGTTCTATTGTGATATTGAAGCAAAACCAGAATGGTTAGAAATGGCTCGTTTAGGAGCAAACTTCTTACAAAAATCTGCCATTCAAAAAGATAGACGAGTCTATTTTTCTGTCACCGCAGAGGGAAACCCGATTTATCAACAAAGAAAGATTTTTTCTGAATGCTTTTACATCATGGCGCTGGCTGAATTTTCTCGCGCCAGTGACCAACCCCCCCTCTTAAAAGAAGCAAAGTTAGAATTAGAAAAAGTTTGGGATTGGGCCTATGATTGGACGCAAGTGGGACGACCTCATTATTCAGGACAAACTCCTGCTCAAAGTTTGGCTGTTCCCATGATTTTACTCAATCTCATTGCAGAAGTCGCGGGAGAAGAAACCACCCTTTATCAACGGGAAATAGAAGATTGTATTCGTCGTTTACAGTTACACATTCACCCAGAAACAAAAACTGTTTACGAAACGGTTACGCCAGAAGGAAATATTATTGATAGTAGTGAGGGGCGACTTTTAAATCCAGGACACGCCATAGAAGCGGGTTGGTTTCTTCAACATTGGGCGCAACATCTGCAAAGACAAGATTTATCAGAAACTGCGATCAATATGATTCGCTGGTCGTATGATCGAGGTTGGGATAAAGAATATGGGGGGATTTATTATTTTCTTGATGCCCAAGGATATAGTCCCACACCTTTAGAATGGTTTATGAAATTATGGTGGGTGCATTGTGAAGCCTTATATGGTCATTTGTTAAACTTTTCTCTCACAGGGGAAGCAGCAGATTGGGAAGCCTTTCAACAAGTGGATGCTTATAGTTTTAACCATTTTCGCGATCCTGAATATGGAGAATGGTTTGGCTATCTCGATCGCGCGGGAAATGTTACTCATCGCTGCAAAGGCGCTCCCTACAAAGGCTGTTTTCATGTCCCCCGCACACTTTGGCTTTGTTGGCGATTATTACAAAAAATAGAGAAATCTCCCCTAAAAACAAGATAA
- a CDS encoding S8 family peptidase yields MLNFLIDQKQFDDYAGDASTIGEIGISETELGTLEFSSDRDWFAIELEAGATYEFSLEGQTLSDPYLRLYDEAEKLILSNDDHEESLNSQLSFTPENRGTFYLEAGAFADLYTGSYQLSMALISTVDDYAGNTNTTGTLTIGKTQQGNLETIGDRDWFAIELEAGATYQFDLNGDSLSDPYLRLYDEDGNFIDYEDDTNNSLDSVLSFTATSSETFYLSAGSFADVYTGSYELSAELVVAPPPPATEPGETLNSALDLGTLNPNATLQTEDQVSQNDFLDLYRFHLDSPLSIEANLNNFSSDLDLALLDNNGNPITFSRNDQTQNEVITETLETGSYYLAVYPYAGSSTFSLDLTARTPPELPDGYSSDIGYGEAQVDQALATLLNTELATVEELGDENWGIDRIGAPTAWEMGYTGEDLVVAVLDTGVDTSHTDLQNNIWVNSDEIPSNGLDDDSNGYIDDTQGWDFANYDNDPNDVNGHGTHVAGSIAAEDNNWGTVGVAPDAEIMPVQVLADNGLGFNSDIIAGINYAVDNGADIINLSLGASRATPAIHNAIQSATDAGILVVMGAGNSAGSTPDHPGAFAVEEGLVVGALNQEGDLASFSNQAGEIPQDYEGDGLAFPRYVTAPGVDVVSTVPNDNFASLSGTSMATPHVAGSAALLMQADPTLTPEETVDLITATTLSQSESGGFQTLG; encoded by the coding sequence ATGTTAAATTTTCTAATTGATCAAAAACAGTTCGATGACTACGCGGGTGATGCGAGCACCATCGGCGAGATTGGAATTAGTGAAACCGAACTGGGAACCCTAGAATTCAGCAGCGATCGCGATTGGTTTGCCATTGAGTTAGAAGCCGGTGCAACCTATGAATTTTCCTTAGAGGGTCAAACGCTCAGTGATCCTTACCTGCGCCTCTATGATGAAGCAGAAAAATTAATTCTCTCCAATGACGATCATGAGGAGTCACTCAACTCTCAACTCTCTTTCACTCCCGAAAATAGGGGTACTTTCTATCTTGAAGCAGGGGCATTCGCAGACTTATATACTGGCTCCTACCAGCTTTCCATGGCCCTCATTTCTACGGTAGATGATTACGCTGGCAATACTAACACCACAGGAACCCTTACGATTGGCAAGACACAACAAGGTAATCTAGAAACCATCGGCGATCGCGATTGGTTTGCCATCGAGTTAGAAGCAGGAGCAACTTATCAATTTGACCTCAATGGTGATTCCCTAAGCGATCCCTATCTGCGTTTATATGATGAAGACGGTAACTTCATCGACTATGAGGACGATACAAACAATTCTCTCGACTCAGTGCTTTCTTTTACCGCAACCAGTTCCGAGACATTCTATCTCTCCGCCGGTTCTTTTGCTGATGTCTATACGGGCTCTTATGAACTATCAGCAGAATTGGTTGTCGCCCCTCCCCCTCCTGCAACTGAACCAGGAGAAACCCTCAACTCTGCCCTTGATCTAGGAACATTAAATCCTAATGCTACCTTACAAACTGAGGATCAAGTCAGTCAGAACGATTTTCTTGATCTGTATCGCTTTCATCTAGACTCACCCCTGAGCATCGAAGCTAATCTCAATAACTTCAGTAGCGATCTTGATCTAGCGTTATTGGATAATAATGGTAATCCCATCACCTTTTCTAGAAATGATCAAACTCAAAATGAAGTGATTACAGAAACCCTAGAGACAGGGAGTTACTACTTGGCGGTGTATCCTTACGCAGGTAGCAGCACTTTCAGCTTAGACTTAACTGCGAGGACACCTCCAGAATTACCAGACGGTTATAGTTCAGACATAGGGTATGGCGAAGCCCAAGTCGATCAAGCCCTGGCTACATTACTAAACACAGAACTGGCAACGGTGGAAGAGTTAGGTGATGAGAATTGGGGAATTGATCGCATTGGTGCTCCCACTGCATGGGAAATGGGGTACACTGGAGAAGATCTTGTCGTCGCGGTTCTGGATACAGGCGTTGACACAAGTCATACTGATCTCCAAAACAATATCTGGGTCAATAGTGATGAAATCCCCAGCAATGGCTTGGATGATGATAGCAATGGCTACATTGATGATACACAGGGTTGGGATTTTGCCAATTACGATAACGATCCCAATGATGTCAATGGTCATGGGACTCATGTTGCTGGTAGCATTGCTGCTGAAGATAACAATTGGGGAACGGTTGGGGTTGCCCCTGATGCTGAAATTATGCCAGTGCAAGTCCTAGCTGATAATGGATTAGGCTTCAATTCCGATATTATTGCTGGGATTAATTATGCGGTGGATAACGGAGCAGATATCATTAATCTTTCTTTGGGAGCAAGTCGAGCCACACCCGCTATTCATAATGCCATTCAATCAGCAACAGATGCGGGAATATTAGTGGTTATGGGTGCTGGTAATTCTGCTGGCTCAACGCCAGATCATCCAGGGGCTTTTGCTGTGGAAGAAGGGCTTGTCGTGGGAGCATTAAATCAAGAAGGAGACCTTGCTTCCTTTTCTAATCAGGCTGGTGAAATTCCCCAAGATTATGAAGGAGATGGCTTAGCTTTCCCTAGGTATGTTACTGCACCTGGGGTTGATGTCGTATCCACCGTTCCCAATGATAACTTTGCCAGTTTGAGTGGTACATCCATGGCAACCCCTCATGTTGCTGGGTCTGCTGCTCTTTTAATGCAAGCGGATCCCACCCTTACCCCAGAAGAAACAGTGGACTTAATCACTGCTACTACACTAAGCCAGTCAGAGAGCGGTGGGTTTCAAACCCTTGGATGA
- a CDS encoding DUF3488 and DUF4129 domain-containing transglutaminase family protein: MSNSSSKTQEQFSFFQQIKEQFKALPSPQVEESIPLRILVQLLVAIGILATDLAAQTSFSIWTIPVSFIGGFWSWQQRHKRNITVKFLIAIGMLFALATFFRNLIGSLNDTRLVLAELLIQLQVLHSFDLPRRKDLGYSMVIGLILLGVAGTLSQTLAFAPLLMIFLLVGLPVLVLDYRSRLGLAFSAVQEATATSSSQNLFSPSVLPLRRLGIFFVVTVTLGLLIFAFMPRLPSYQIQTFPVSGSSELKNESFDNNNRQITNPGYVQEGEEDGEGGNIGTGTSPLEGPGEVDEEFYYGFSEQINQNLRGQLTPKVVMRLRSQANGWIKVLAFDHYTGQGWKIEKEEPTIDVKRPPWSYRFRLNDPVTEAETEEIVQTYTIISDLPNLIPALPAAEDIYFPTREIAIDPHDTLQSPMPLVEGLTYTVVSEVRYRDRAQLRTANTDYPDSIRETYLQVPPDIKAKVREQAQSLLDQSEKPLTSNYEKVLYLAQAVKQSYRIRPDIPFLEADQDLVETFLFDWEGGYPDHFSTTLTMMLRSLDIPARLATGFGTGRFNPFTGLYLIRNTDAFALTEVYFPDYGWFQFDPIPGHELIPPSIEQSQTFTVLRQLWNWVAGWLPSPVAGIFNYLWSVVMGGLVSFIMSLWRFFSQGWGGVLAGLTSLVAVSFAGWLSWQQIQRWRYQRWLAQLPPVEALYQQMLQVLAQQGTVKQPAQTPFEYLDTVDVRLETPQVEVVQEISQAYVSWRYGDYSANLDYLRDELKRLKRSFQKLEKP, encoded by the coding sequence ATGTCTAATTCGTCCAGTAAAACGCAGGAGCAATTTTCATTTTTTCAGCAAATTAAAGAGCAGTTCAAAGCTCTTCCTTCCCCACAAGTGGAAGAATCAATTCCCTTAAGAATTTTAGTCCAACTTTTGGTCGCAATTGGGATTCTTGCCACGGATTTAGCTGCACAAACCAGTTTCAGTATCTGGACAATTCCCGTTAGTTTTATTGGCGGATTTTGGAGTTGGCAGCAACGACACAAGCGTAACATTACCGTGAAATTTCTCATCGCGATCGGGATGTTATTTGCGCTCGCGACATTTTTTCGTAATTTAATTGGTAGCCTCAATGATACTCGTCTGGTTTTAGCAGAACTTCTCATTCAATTACAAGTTTTACATAGTTTTGATTTGCCCCGTCGTAAAGATTTGGGCTATTCCATGGTGATTGGGTTAATTTTGTTAGGGGTAGCGGGAACACTCTCGCAAACCCTAGCCTTTGCCCCCTTGCTGATGATTTTTCTTCTCGTGGGGTTACCAGTGCTCGTGCTAGATTACCGATCGCGCTTAGGGTTAGCTTTCTCCGCCGTTCAAGAAGCAACAGCCACCTCTTCCTCACAAAACCTGTTTTCCCCGTCAGTTCTTCCTCTCCGTCGCCTCGGAATTTTCTTTGTGGTCACCGTGACTCTGGGTTTACTCATTTTTGCGTTCATGCCCCGCTTACCAAGTTACCAAATTCAAACCTTCCCTGTCAGTGGTTCAAGCGAGTTGAAAAATGAAAGTTTTGATAACAATAATCGCCAAATTACCAATCCAGGATATGTGCAAGAAGGGGAAGAAGATGGTGAGGGAGGTAATATTGGTACTGGAACCAGTCCCCTAGAAGGTCCTGGGGAAGTGGATGAGGAATTTTACTATGGCTTTAGTGAACAAATTAATCAAAATTTACGGGGTCAACTGACACCCAAAGTGGTGATGCGGTTACGATCCCAAGCCAATGGTTGGATTAAAGTGCTGGCTTTTGATCACTATACTGGACAAGGCTGGAAAATTGAAAAAGAAGAACCAACCATTGATGTCAAACGCCCGCCGTGGTCTTATCGCTTTCGTCTCAATGATCCAGTAACGGAAGCAGAAACGGAAGAGATTGTCCAAACTTACACCATTATTTCTGACTTACCGAATTTAATCCCCGCCTTACCCGCAGCAGAAGATATCTATTTTCCCACACGGGAGATTGCAATTGATCCTCATGATACACTTCAATCCCCCATGCCTTTAGTAGAAGGGCTGACTTATACAGTTGTTTCAGAAGTTCGTTATCGCGATCGCGCTCAACTGCGTACTGCAAACACGGATTATCCCGACTCGATCCGAGAAACCTATCTGCAAGTTCCCCCAGACATTAAAGCAAAAGTCCGTGAACAAGCGCAATCGCTTCTCGACCAGTCAGAGAAACCGCTCACTTCTAATTATGAAAAAGTGCTTTATCTGGCACAAGCAGTTAAACAAAGTTATCGCATCCGACCTGATATTCCTTTCCTCGAAGCGGATCAAGACTTAGTCGAAACCTTTTTATTCGACTGGGAAGGGGGCTATCCCGACCATTTTTCCACGACCTTAACCATGATGTTGCGCTCGTTGGACATTCCCGCCCGTCTCGCTACAGGATTTGGTACAGGGCGCTTTAACCCCTTCACGGGCTTATATCTGATTCGCAATACCGATGCTTTTGCTTTAACTGAAGTTTATTTCCCAGACTACGGTTGGTTTCAATTTGACCCCATTCCAGGACATGAACTGATTCCTCCTTCCATTGAACAATCCCAAACCTTCACCGTTTTACGTCAATTGTGGAATTGGGTAGCGGGTTGGCTTCCATCTCCTGTTGCAGGAATTTTTAATTATCTCTGGAGTGTTGTTATGGGCGGTTTAGTGAGCTTTATCATGAGCTTATGGCGCTTTTTCTCTCAAGGATGGGGTGGAGTCTTAGCGGGATTAACTAGCCTTGTTGCGGTCAGTTTTGCAGGTTGGTTAAGTTGGCAACAAATTCAACGGTGGCGTTATCAGCGATGGCTTGCCCAACTCCCGCCCGTAGAAGCTCTCTATCAGCAAATGTTACAAGTTTTAGCGCAACAGGGAACTGTCAAACAACCTGCCCAGACTCCCTTTGAATATCTAGACACTGTGGATGTGCGCTTAGAAACGCCACAAGTAGAAGTGGTTCAAGAAATTTCTCAAGCCTATGTCTCTTGGCGTTATGGGGATTATTCGGCAAATTTAGATTATTTGCGGGATGAGTTAAAACGTTTAAAACGGAGTTTCCAAAAGCTAGAAAAACCTTAA
- a CDS encoding polyamine aminopropyltransferase, protein MTPQQRNLLLLSAAISSASGLASELLLGTLASYLVGNEALSYGIAVGGFLAAMGVGSYLTRFIGNKGDTLLTAFMTVELLIAPLNAILPLGLFILFMIGGEIWLGLAFVTLILGTLAGLEIPLLTRMVEAEEGVKEALAGVLAMDYFGALVGSLAFPVILLPIVGMFPAAAILGIFPAVMVFFLGRAFPQLRQWRFFGLSLAVLLTIFAVLVVPFSQRLEQNLYGAPIVRQTQSAYQRLVLTRRGSDVRLFLDGDLQFSTSDEYRYHEALVHPALSAVSNPKNILLLGAGDGLALREILKWDRVETITLIELDPKVVQWAKTYPALVEANQNAFADSRVNLIYGDAFQLVSEIDETFDVILADFPDPDRNVLAKLYSLGFYRQLQAHLSPQGVFVTQGSSPFFAPKAFSCIATTLKAIDFNVYPYTVNVPSFGPWGFVLATKRSFNPEKIEQLPIPTRFLSPAVLSSLFILPKDMMIRKVEVNTLAHPVIVNYERDRRWVLY, encoded by the coding sequence ATGACTCCTCAACAACGGAATCTACTTCTCCTTTCGGCTGCCATTTCTTCGGCGAGTGGCTTAGCCAGTGAACTCCTCTTAGGCACTTTAGCCAGTTATCTCGTCGGGAATGAAGCCCTTTCTTATGGGATTGCTGTCGGTGGCTTTCTCGCTGCTATGGGAGTGGGATCTTATCTCACCCGCTTTATTGGGAATAAAGGAGACACCCTATTAACGGCGTTTATGACGGTGGAGTTACTGATTGCGCCACTGAATGCAATCTTACCTCTGGGATTATTTATTCTTTTTATGATCGGGGGAGAGATTTGGCTAGGATTAGCGTTTGTCACCTTGATTTTAGGGACATTAGCGGGCTTAGAAATCCCTCTTTTAACCCGCATGGTAGAAGCCGAGGAAGGGGTGAAAGAAGCCCTAGCTGGGGTGTTGGCGATGGACTATTTTGGGGCGTTAGTGGGGTCATTAGCGTTTCCAGTAATCCTTCTCCCCATCGTGGGAATGTTTCCCGCAGCAGCGATTTTAGGGATTTTTCCTGCAGTGATGGTGTTTTTTTTAGGACGGGCGTTTCCTCAGTTGCGTCAATGGCGGTTTTTCGGGTTAAGTCTCGCGGTACTCTTAACGATTTTTGCTGTGTTAGTGGTTCCCTTTAGCCAACGCTTAGAGCAAAATCTCTATGGCGCACCGATTGTCAGACAAACTCAGTCTGCTTATCAAAGATTAGTGTTAACTCGCCGTGGAAGTGATGTCCGATTATTCCTTGATGGGGATCTTCAGTTTTCTACCAGTGATGAGTATCGTTATCATGAAGCATTAGTTCATCCTGCGTTGAGTGCGGTTTCAAACCCCAAAAATATTTTATTATTAGGGGCTGGGGATGGCTTAGCTTTACGAGAAATCTTGAAATGGGATCGCGTTGAAACCATTACCCTGATTGAACTTGATCCGAAGGTCGTCCAGTGGGCGAAAACCTATCCCGCCTTAGTAGAAGCCAACCAAAATGCGTTTGCTGATTCCCGAGTAAATCTCATCTATGGCGATGCGTTTCAATTAGTCTCTGAGATTGACGAAACCTTTGATGTGATTCTCGCTGATTTTCCTGATCCAGACCGTAATGTTTTAGCTAAGTTATATTCTCTGGGATTTTATCGCCAATTACAAGCTCATCTTTCTCCCCAAGGAGTGTTTGTAACACAAGGAAGTAGCCCATTTTTTGCGCCAAAAGCCTTTTCTTGTATTGCGACAACACTAAAAGCAATTGATTTTAATGTTTATCCCTATACCGTAAATGTTCCCAGTTTTGGCCCCTGGGGCTTTGTTTTAGCGACAAAACGATCATTTAACCCTGAAAAAATCGAACAACTTCCGATTCCAACTCGCTTTCTTTCTCCTGCGGTGTTATCAAGTTTATTTATCCTTCCCAAAGACATGATGATTAGGAAAGTAGAAGTGAATACGCTAGCCCATCCTGTTATTGTCAATTATGAGCGCGATCGGCGTTGGGTTTTATATTAG